Proteins found in one Strix uralensis isolate ZFMK-TIS-50842 chromosome 21, bStrUra1, whole genome shotgun sequence genomic segment:
- the NAIF1 gene encoding nuclear apoptosis-inducing factor 1, with translation MAMASPPAPPAKKRKMNFSEREVEIIVEELERGKHLLINHFNAGVPLAAKAAAWHDILRRVNAVATCHRELPEVKKKWSDLKTEVRRKVAQVRAAMEGGGESQNGNGNGPESEDPTGTATAPVILTPMQQRICNLLGEATIISLPSGDCSTGDGTEIPITASATTVTLTQIPAETTYHSLEDGVVEYCTTEAPTTVTAEAPLEMMAHQHEVSAKPQELKSRIALNSAKLLQEQRVTNLHVKEIAQHLEQQNDLLQMIRRSQEVQACAQERQAQAMEGTQAALSALIQVLRPMIKDFRRFLQSNTPSPSVTADPSQTGQQDGMIQ, from the exons ATGGCCATGGCGTCGCCCCCGGCACCCCCGGCCAAGAAGCGGAAGATGAACTTCTCGGAGCGGGAGGTGGAGATCATCGTGGAGGAGCTAGAGCGAGGCAAGCACCTCCTCATCAACCACTTCAACGCAGGCGTGCCCCTGGCCGCCAAGGCCGCCGCCTGGCATGACATCCTGCGCCGCGTCAATGCCGTTGCCACCTGCCACCGCGAGCTGCCCGAGGTCAAGAAGAAATGGTCCGACCTCAAGACCGAGGTGCGACGCAAAGTGGCCCAAGTCCGGGCTGCCATGGAAGGGGGAGGCGAGAGCCAGAACGGCAACGGCAACGGGCCAGAGAGCGAAGACCCAACGGGCACTGCGACCGCCCCGGTTATCCTCACCCCCATGCAGCAACGCATCTGCAACTTGCTGGGAGAAGCCACCATCATCAGTTTGCCGAGTGGGGACTGCAGCACGGGTGACGGTACCGAGATACCCATCACCGCGTCAGCCACCACGGTCACCCTGACCCAGA TTCCTGCAGAGACGACCTACCACAGTCTGGAGGACGGAGTTGTGGAGTACTGCACAACAGAAGCCCCCACCACCGTCACGGCCGAAGCACCCTTGGAGATGATGGCGCATCAACACGAAGTGTCTGCGAAACCCCAGGAGCTGAAAAGCCGAATTGCTCTGAACTCAGCCAAGCTCTTGCAGGAGCAGCGAGTGACCAACTTGCACGTGAAGGAGATCGCCCAGCACCTGGAGCAGCAGAATGACTTGCTTCAGATGATTCGGCGCTCCCAGGAGGTGCAGGCATGCGCCCAGGAGCGACAGGCACAAGCCATGGAAGGAACACAGGCGGCACTGAGTGCCCTCATCCAGGTCCTCCGCCCCATGATTAAGGACTTCCGTCGATTTTTGCAGAGCAATACACCCAGTCCGTCGGTCACCGCTGACCCCAGCCAGACAGGGCAGCAAGATGGCATGATCCAGTGA